In Micropterus dolomieu isolate WLL.071019.BEF.003 ecotype Adirondacks linkage group LG01, ASM2129224v1, whole genome shotgun sequence, the sequence AAACATCCCTAGATTTGCTtgtatttaaaggttcagtgtgtaatatttctgaggatctattgacagaaatgctatatattatccataactatgttgtcagtggtgtaaaGACCTTCCATAAtgaatcattttgtttttactaccttagaatgagacatttttatctacataaccgcaggcacccccttctatggaggtcgctgtattttgtcgtcatgtttctaccataGCCGTCAACGAActaacagcgctacagagcgcgtttcgtcatcacggttttcttcttctgcttgtataatagTATGTAGACGCGTCACTTCATTGAATACatacatagaagaagaagaagaaataataatatgCAGTCTCTGTGTAGtcgtaagaagagaagtgacatttggacaaacaaACGAGCACACACatgttatttagcacaagacagcaacagcctgtggatctttatactaCGAAGTCAGAGGAGTCGGGACAGATGCAAACAACTGACGCCAGAAATCACGgatgttgtggattttcccagatggaaggctataatgtggggcagatgttttcaaagcagtgctgaagttgtcggttttctgctggacaggtaattaacttaattttgtcagactttagcaatgcaaatgaaaactattgtttgatagctttagcttgaagctggccataatcacagagagccctgatgtgtttcccctgtcagtggtgtgaaatatgtagttgcattaatttcatgtcCCCTACTTATTCTCTAGCCTGTGGGTTGGCTTTGCCAGTGACATTAgcgagacaaacagctgatcagtaacgttaattggcaataaaaccgtaatgttagcttagagcattgaagcatcagccagctaaacttttactgccctggtagaaaaatcatgtaaggttaGTTGCATTGGTCTATTCTCCAGTGCTGGCTTTGGCCTggggtgtaaaatatgtagatggattaatttcatgtagttactctctctccagtgctctgttttggctttgtcagTTACATtcatgagacaatcagctgatcactaattggcaataaaatggcaGCTTCCAGCGttgaagctcagatcagccagctaaacttttactgtgcTGGTAGAAataatatgtagttggattgtaatttcatgtagttattctccagcctctgttatggctttgttacgtggaaAGAAATGTGCCCTTAATCTCCTGAGACAAAccgctgatgaatattattggcaataaaacggtaacagcagaagctcagatcagcagctaaacttcataTTTTaatgccctggtggaaaacatgtagttctttttactgctaatggtgatatataagaATAcggtgtgcctatcaagtgaccaataatgaatactttccgaatttgttttttggatattgcttccctaatgtgcacacaaatgtgcaatttgtactttcaaatgctaaatcaattaaaaacattgcaccgTTTTACCGCAAGCTAAAATTATGGCTGCCAGTActactttgtatttctgtttctgtattttaaaaaatttaaatatacattttggtaagatttgcatgcttatctaattaagtaaagtgagaggagccttgatcctcaccagtcaatgcctttgtaaactttatgtattatgtggtttatgagcttacattgtcctgttatctgtcagtggtcatactggaTGCACTAGATGtcatagtttttgagatgttcttcaattactttggtatgttagtccagatgagccaaccctcccaagttgtaaaatactgtattacaggagtatgagacatcatgtaggacttcatttcttgatgtgtctgttgtttattaatgaacaagtactaataatattttttttaaaaaaacatatggttttaattaagcaaatataatttcttaatatatatacagtgggtacggaaagtattcagacccctttaaatttttcactctttgtttcattgcagtcattttccaaaaatcaaaaaagttcattttatttctcagtaatgtacactcagcaccccatcttgacagaaaaaaaacagaaatgtagaaatttttgcaaatttattaaaaaagaaaaactgaaatatcacatggtcataagtattcagaccctttgctcagtatttagtagaagcacccttttgatctaatacagccatgagtcgttttgggaaagatgcaacaagtttttcacatctggatttgggtatcctctgccattcctccttgcagatcctctccagttctgtcaggttggatggtaaacgttggtggacagccattttcaggtctctccagagatgctcaattgggtttaagtcagggctctggctgggccattcaagaacagccacNNNNNNNNNNNNNNNNNNNNNNNNNNNNNNNNNNNNNNNNNNNNNNNNNNNNNNNNNNNNNNNNNNNNNNNNNNNNNNNNNNNNNNNNNNNNNNNNNNNNctgtagtttttaatttaagagtTAAACGTCACTTTCTGTTAGCCTAACGTctgtagtttttaatttaagagtAAAACGTCACTTTCTGTTAGCCTAACGTctgtagtttttaatttaagagtTAAACGTCACTTTCTGTTAGCCTAACGTctgtagtttttaatttaagagtAAAACGTCACTTTCTGTTAGCCTAACGTctgtagtttttaatttaagagtAAAACGTCACTTTCTGTTAGCCTAACGTctgtagtttttaatttaagagtTAAACGTCACTTTCTGTTAGCCTAACGTctgtagtttttaatttaagagtTAAACGTCACTTTCTGTTAGCCTAACGTctgtagtttttaatttaagagtTAAACGTCACTTTCTGTTAGCCTAACGTctgtagtttttaatttaagagtTAAACGTCACTTTCTGTTAGCCTAACGTctgtagtttttaatttaagagtAAAACGTCACTTTCTGTTAGCCTAACGTctgtagtttttaatttaagagtAAAATGTCACTTTCTGTTAGCCTAACGTctgtagtttttaatttaagagtAAAACGTCACTTTCTGTTAGCCTAACGTctgtagtttttaatttaagagtTAAACGTCACTTTCTGTTAGCCTAACGTctgtagtttttaatttaagagttaaacgtcacttcctgttagcCTGACGTCTTTAGTTTTTAAAGTGTATTTAAGGAGTTAATCTCCTACCTGAACTACCACAGCTACTTCATTTGGAAAATGTGGTCTGGAGAGAAAACTGGAGAACTACATATCTCAGAGTTCCCAGCTGCAACCACAGTCAGTGTTTGTGTAGGTCATAATGGAGCTCAGGTGTGTTCATGAGTTACCTGAATGTTTCCACAGGGACATTCCAGCTACATCACGCACTTGGATTGGTCACCTGACAACAACTTCATCATGTCCAACTCTGGAGACTACGAGATCCTCTACTGTGAGTACTTCACTGCTGTAGTATTTGTAGTACTGTGTACTTGTAGCACTGCAATGTGGTGTGtaacagttttgtgttttcagggaACGTTCCAAATGGTTGTAAACTTATCACAAAGCCTTCAGAGTGTAAAGACATCGACTGGGCAACTTACACCTGCGTACTGGGATACCACGTGTTCGGTTTGTACACCTGCACACCtacacacctgcacatctgtatACCTGCACATCTGTATACCCGTacatctgtacacctgcacatctgtacacctgcacatctgtacacccgcacatctgtacacctgcacatctgtacacctgcacatctgtacacctgcacacctgTATACCTGCACATCTGTATACCTGCACACCTGTATACCCGTACACCCGCACATCTGTACACCCGCacatctgtacacctgcacatctgcacATCTGTATACCTGCACACCTGTATACCCGTACACCCGCACATCTGTACACCCGCACATCTGTACACCCGCacatctgtacacctgcacatctgtatacctgtacacctgcacatctgcacATCTGTATACCTGTACATCTGTATACCTGCACACCTGTATACCCGTacacctgcacacctgcacatctgtacacctgcacatctgtacacctACATACCcgtacacctgcacatctgtatacctgtacacctgcacatctgcacacctgcacatctgcacacctgcacatctgtacacctgcacatctgtacacctgcacatctgtacacctgcacatctgtacacctgcacatctgtatACCTGCACATCTGTAtacctgcacatctgtacacctgcacatctgtatACCTGCACATCTGTATACCTGCACACCTGTACACTtgcacatctgtacacctgcacacctgTACAGCCGCACGTTTTGCTGTCAAATAACTCGCTTTTGACGTGCCAGTGTGCAATAACATGCCCAACCTGTCTATGAATACTATGGCTTGTCAATCACACCTACATCTGTACACCTACACACCTGTACAcagctacacaaacacatttgaaagCAAAGCGTCGGTGGCTCAGTAGATCATGTGACATCAGATAGTAGACAGGTGATGTTTacctggagtgtgtgtgtgtgtgtgtgtgtgtgtcaggtgtgtGGCCCGATGGTTCTGACGGCACCGACATCAATGCTCTGATCAGATCTCACAACAGGAAGGTGATCGCTCTGGCTGACGACTTCTGTAAAGTTCACCTCTTCACCTACCCGTGCTCCAAACCCAAGGTGAGACACTCACAAAGATCAAATGATCAGTAAGAAATCAATGGGCAGATGATGTAACGTGGAtcgattgtgtgtgtgcgtgcaggcTCCCAGCCACAAGTACAGCGCCCACAGCAGTCATGTGACCAACGTCAGCTTCCTGTACAGAGACAGTCACCTGATCTCGACGGGAGGGAAGGACACCAGCATCATGCAGTGGCGTCTGGTGGAGAAAGCCTCGCTGTCCCTCGCCGACGGCCTCCTGTCTAATTCCGCCCCCCACCGGGCAGACCCCATCTTCAGCCCGCCCCCTCAAGTCACGGCCGCGACCGCACAGGAACCTTCCCCGCCTCCCCCGACCGCCAACGGGACCCAAGACCCCTCCCCAGACACCCCGCCCCCCACAAAGCTAACCCCGCCTATCTCTGAGTTAACCCCGCCCTGCTCCGTGTCGACTCCGCCCCCCTCCGACAGCACGGTGAGTCTGAAGGACAGCCTGGAGCCGAGCGACGACACGGCCACGCCCAGCGACGAGGGCCTGCCCCCCCTCACCCCCCCCTCATAAACCGAGTCAGTGTGAGTGTTGGTACAgctatctttgtgaggacccGGCCGACTCTTAGGTTCAGTTTAGGATCAAGTTCAGGTTTAGTTAAAGATCAGGTTCAGTCAGGATCAGGTAGCTGTGCTGGTTGAACGAGAGACAAACACACGTTGGATCATTCAGACTTCACTTCCTGTGGACGTCCCGATCTCTGATCCAGAATCTTGAGAGCCTTCGTGTTTCTTGAGTGATCAGGACAACAGCTGATTCAGTTTGTCATGGTCTGGGGGGTCCTCACAAGTATAGaagtacaaatgtgtgtgtgtcaggactGGAAGCTGCaggttttaataaaataaacttcttCCTGTTTGAACGTGATGTCACCGTCTAAAACGCCGGCAGCCTTGTATATAAAACTCGGGATGATTAGAAACCGTGTGGACGTCCCTTCATAAATCACATAAGCCTCAGATCCCGCCATCTACATTTCTGTCCGTCCCCCTGGAGAGTCTGATTTACCTGAACAGGGA encodes:
- the LOC123978063 gene encoding echinoderm microtubule-associated protein-like 4 (The sequence of the model RefSeq protein was modified relative to this genomic sequence to represent the inferred CDS: added 612 bases not found in genome assembly), which produces MCEMRSGTLLTGGGKDRKIILWDHELRPDRDIEVPDQYGTIRAVSEGKGDEFLVGTSRNFILRGTFNDGFLVEVQGHTDELWGLASHPSREMFLTCAQDRLVCLWNALNHSLQWSRTLEEHGHCADFHPSGAVVAIGTHSGKWYVLDAETTDLVAIHTDGNEQLSVMRFSVDGGLLAVGSHDNFIYLYTVSDRGRKYSRYGKCTGHSSYITHLDWSPDNNFIMSNSGDYEILYWNVPNGCKLITKPSECKDIDWATYTCVLGYHVFGVWPDGSDGTDINALIRSHNRKVIALADDFCKVHLFTYPCSKPKAPSHKYSAHSSHVTNVSFLYRDSHLISTGGKDTSIMQWRLVEKASLSLADGLLSNSAPHRADPIFSPPPQVTAATAQEPSPPPPTANGTQDPSPDTPPPTKLTPPISELTPPCSVSTPPPSDSTVSLKDSLEPSDDTATPSDEGLPPLTPPS